A genomic region of Alistipes megaguti contains the following coding sequences:
- a CDS encoding FecR family protein: protein MDNSKHNKIFDWIHGKGSAQSNLEALDQLCETPLSPETEQTLHDYWKTIPENGDALRSRAAFDSFCRRVGLSDSIGRRIVWGRRVRNLAAALFLPVALFSLLLWLNPRQADVEWCEFAVAQGHTDSLVLPDNSRVWLNAGSHLIYPRQFNGKTRKVFLAGEAFFEVAKDAEHPFIVGADQVQVRVLGTRFNVTSYEDMNSVAVSLIEGSVSMGVAREQFKRDILLVPGDVVRYDKVSGAVEQRHQPAEAYLSWRHGDFYFNNQPLDEIAAQFERVFKVKIFIVDRSVGETPYSLAFVNGESLDQMLRAIAGNDLRIDRDKEMIIIRKKR from the coding sequence ATGGACAATTCCAAGCACAACAAGATATTCGACTGGATCCACGGCAAGGGCTCGGCGCAGAGCAATCTGGAGGCGCTCGACCAACTCTGCGAAACGCCGCTCTCGCCCGAAACCGAACAGACGCTCCACGACTATTGGAAGACGATTCCCGAAAACGGAGACGCGCTCCGCAGCCGGGCCGCTTTCGACAGCTTCTGCCGCCGGGTCGGGCTCTCGGACTCCATCGGACGACGGATCGTCTGGGGCCGCCGCGTGCGCAATCTGGCCGCCGCGCTGTTCCTGCCCGTGGCCCTGTTCAGCCTGCTGCTGTGGCTCAATCCCCGTCAGGCCGACGTCGAATGGTGCGAATTCGCCGTGGCTCAGGGCCATACCGATTCGCTCGTGCTGCCCGACAACAGCCGCGTCTGGCTCAACGCCGGATCTCACCTGATCTATCCCCGCCAATTCAACGGCAAAACCCGCAAGGTGTTCCTCGCCGGCGAAGCCTTCTTCGAGGTGGCCAAGGATGCCGAACACCCCTTCATCGTCGGCGCCGACCAGGTGCAGGTGCGCGTGCTGGGAACCCGCTTCAACGTCACCTCCTACGAGGATATGAACTCCGTGGCCGTCAGCCTGATCGAAGGATCGGTGAGCATGGGCGTCGCCCGCGAACAATTCAAACGCGACATACTGCTCGTCCCGGGCGATGTCGTCCGCTACGACAAGGTCTCCGGAGCCGTCGAACAGCGCCACCAGCCCGCCGAGGCCTATCTCTCGTGGCGTCACGGCGACTTCTACTTCAACAACCAGCCGCTGGACGAAATCGCCGCCCAGTTCGAACGCGTCTTCAAGGTCAAGATCTTCATCGTCGACCGCAGCGTCGGGGAGACCCCCTACTCGCTGGCCTTCGTCAACGGCGAGAGCCTCGACCAGATGCTCAGGGCCATCGCCGGCAACGACCTGCGCATCGACCGCGACAAGGAGATGATCATCATCCGTAAAAAAAGATAA
- a CDS encoding RagB/SusD family nutrient uptake outer membrane protein yields MNSKHIILRSLLLGSLAALACACDLTESMRTEADRTIIFGKESGLELYTNSFYKDLPTLSNCYQQDAMCDIAAVQGVNQFLTSGYTAETSTSWSWGTLRNINYFIDGCYSDDCAVEASARDNYVGIARWFRAWFYYTKLRQYGAVPWFEHQLQPDDMDLMYKDRDSRDVIIRNLIADLDFAYDHITTTSSVGNSLISKYAAAALKSRVCLFEASYRRYHADEPAIAALTEFTPEELYAQAVDAARKVIDSKLYSINKAGETPYRDLFTRESPLTNENILVLCASGANGYLGTTNWWFNVATYGRMWSPVRSFVNTYLNTDGSRFTDQADYARKSFSQELVGRDKRLEQSIRGLNYLYDGEVTVAQLGIANLTGYHMIKFSQDGQQYENGKNTNSIPIIRYAEVLLNYAEAQAELNNGELSASDWELTIGALRERAGVSPTQPTSVDTYLQKTFYPDLTSVDLLEIRRERAIELLCEGFRFDDLRRWKCGELLVTLPWNGIHFPALNTPHDLNGDGVTDVCILTPGSNAPSGFAGTTVELKVVFENESEVSTEAFKEDGTLKASYYAVGSDQTGYDLYWFPGEERIWYDDDRQYLYPIPAQEIRNYLAAGYTLTQNPGWTN; encoded by the coding sequence ATGAACAGCAAACACATAATTCTCCGATCGCTGCTTCTGGGCAGCCTCGCGGCGCTCGCCTGCGCATGTGACCTCACGGAGAGCATGCGCACCGAAGCCGACCGTACGATCATCTTCGGCAAGGAGTCCGGACTGGAGCTCTATACCAATTCGTTCTACAAGGATCTGCCGACCCTGAGCAACTGCTACCAGCAGGATGCCATGTGCGACATCGCCGCCGTGCAGGGCGTCAACCAGTTCCTCACGAGCGGCTACACGGCCGAAACCTCCACCAGCTGGAGCTGGGGCACGCTACGCAACATCAACTACTTCATCGACGGATGCTACTCCGACGACTGTGCCGTCGAGGCCTCGGCCCGCGACAACTACGTCGGAATCGCCCGCTGGTTCCGCGCCTGGTTCTACTACACCAAACTGCGGCAGTACGGCGCCGTGCCCTGGTTCGAACACCAGCTGCAGCCCGACGACATGGACCTCATGTACAAGGACCGCGACTCGAGAGACGTGATCATCCGCAACCTGATCGCCGACCTCGACTTCGCCTACGATCACATCACGACCACCTCGTCGGTCGGTAACTCGCTGATCTCGAAATATGCGGCCGCGGCGCTGAAGTCCCGCGTCTGCCTCTTCGAGGCCTCCTACCGCCGTTACCATGCCGACGAACCCGCGATCGCCGCACTGACGGAGTTCACGCCCGAGGAGCTCTACGCCCAGGCCGTCGATGCCGCCCGCAAGGTCATCGACAGCAAGCTCTATTCGATCAACAAGGCCGGCGAGACCCCCTATCGCGACCTCTTCACACGGGAATCGCCCCTGACCAACGAAAACATCCTGGTGCTGTGCGCCAGCGGCGCCAACGGCTATCTGGGAACGACCAACTGGTGGTTCAACGTGGCCACCTACGGCAGAATGTGGAGCCCGGTCCGCTCGTTCGTCAACACCTACCTCAACACCGACGGTTCGCGCTTCACGGATCAGGCCGATTACGCCCGGAAGAGCTTCTCCCAGGAGCTCGTCGGACGTGACAAACGCCTCGAACAGAGCATCCGCGGTCTGAACTACCTCTACGACGGCGAGGTCACCGTCGCGCAGCTCGGCATCGCCAACCTGACGGGCTATCACATGATCAAGTTCTCGCAGGACGGCCAACAGTACGAAAACGGCAAAAACACCAACAGCATTCCGATCATCCGCTATGCCGAGGTGCTGCTCAACTACGCCGAGGCCCAGGCCGAACTCAACAACGGGGAACTCTCGGCCTCGGACTGGGAGCTGACGATCGGCGCCCTGCGCGAGCGGGCCGGCGTCTCCCCGACCCAGCCGACCTCCGTCGACACCTATCTGCAGAAGACCTTCTATCCCGATCTGACGAGTGTCGATCTGCTCGAGATCCGTCGCGAACGAGCCATCGAACTGCTCTGCGAAGGATTCCGCTTCGACGACCTGCGGCGCTGGAAATGCGGCGAACTGCTCGTCACGCTGCCCTGGAACGGCATCCACTTCCCGGCACTCAACACCCCCCACGACCTCAACGGCGACGGGGTGACCGACGTCTGCATCCTGACTCCCGGTTCGAACGCCCCGTCGGGTTTTGCGGGAACGACCGTCGAACTGAAGGTCGTCTTCGAAAACGAAAGCGAGGTCTCGACCGAAGCCTTCAAGGAGGACGGCACACTCAAGGCCTCCTACTATGCCGTAGGTTCCGATCAGACGGGATACGACCTCTACTGGTTCCCGGGCGAGGAGCGGATCTGGTATGACGACGACCGGCAGTACCTCTATCCAATCCCGGCCCAGGAGATCCGCAACTACCTCGCGGCCGGATATACGCTGACCCAGAACCCCGGCTGGACCAACTAA
- a CDS encoding endonuclease/exonuclease/phosphatase family protein produces MNIKMLFLSLIAGTLLTAGCGDSDPDFSEFYKGPETEEPGTPDEPIDPDATQMTVKAMSFNIRYANYNNPELDGDNRWDYRKVAFGPMIDEQQPTVIGVQEARPIQLSYLETAWPDYKWLGVGRRNDNSANDEFVPVFYRSSEVEPASGGRLNVDWGYFWLSDTPSIPGSAYEGSAQPRMATWVILRHKETGARFFFINTHIDVDGTDDQVPVKQVIVLKEQIDRLNVDNLPLILTGDFNKTLYAQPYIFGPLEEMTNVRDYLSRIDNGRNSDNSPTYQGFGSSSGLIVDHIFCSVFIPEKYAVIKKEYEGVKYISDHYPILGTLTCTIDQ; encoded by the coding sequence ATGAATATCAAAATGTTGTTTTTATCCCTGATCGCGGGGACGCTGCTGACGGCCGGATGCGGAGACAGCGATCCCGACTTTTCGGAGTTCTACAAGGGACCCGAAACCGAAGAGCCCGGAACCCCCGATGAACCCATTGATCCGGATGCCACGCAGATGACCGTCAAGGCCATGTCGTTCAACATCCGCTACGCCAACTACAACAACCCCGAATTGGACGGCGACAACCGCTGGGACTACCGTAAAGTGGCCTTCGGACCGATGATCGACGAACAGCAGCCCACGGTGATCGGCGTACAGGAGGCCCGTCCCATCCAGCTGAGCTATCTCGAAACGGCCTGGCCCGACTACAAATGGCTCGGCGTCGGACGCCGCAACGACAATTCGGCCAACGACGAGTTCGTCCCGGTCTTCTACCGCTCCTCGGAGGTTGAACCCGCCTCGGGCGGCCGTCTGAACGTGGACTGGGGCTACTTCTGGCTCTCGGACACCCCCTCCATTCCCGGTTCGGCGTACGAGGGTTCCGCCCAACCGCGCATGGCCACGTGGGTCATCCTGCGGCACAAGGAGACGGGGGCCCGGTTCTTCTTCATCAACACCCACATCGACGTCGACGGAACCGACGATCAGGTGCCCGTCAAACAGGTGATCGTCCTCAAGGAGCAGATCGACCGCCTCAACGTCGACAACCTGCCGCTGATCCTGACCGGCGACTTCAACAAAACGCTCTACGCCCAGCCCTACATCTTCGGTCCGCTCGAAGAGATGACCAACGTGCGGGACTACCTCAGCCGGATCGACAACGGCCGGAACTCCGACAATTCGCCGACCTACCAGGGCTTCGGATCCTCGTCGGGACTGATCGTCGACCACATCTTTTGCTCGGTTTTCATCCCGGAAAAATACGCCGTCATCAAAAAGGAGTACGAAGGGGTGAAGTACATCTCCGACCACTATCCCATTCTGGGGACGCTAACCTGTACAATTGACCAATGA
- a CDS encoding RNA polymerase sigma-70 factor, whose protein sequence is MNTDSDLLKRLSRGEKNAYEEVFMRYHAKVFRFIRTILHGSDSAADLTQNVFLKIWNNRQSLVRIQSLDAYLFTIARNETCDYLRRKQSSLKYLLAQQECQEPSCDLPYCYDSERMARLVDNAIARMPAQRQLIYRLSREEHLSNAEIAERLSLSKRTVEHHLSLALNDIRHALGPLVSGLFFFFISRWV, encoded by the coding sequence GTGAACACCGATTCCGATCTTCTCAAACGCCTCTCCCGAGGCGAGAAAAACGCCTATGAGGAGGTGTTCATGCGCTACCATGCCAAGGTCTTCCGCTTCATCCGGACCATCCTGCACGGAAGCGACTCGGCGGCCGATCTCACGCAGAATGTCTTCCTCAAGATCTGGAACAACCGCCAGTCGCTCGTCCGCATCCAATCGCTCGACGCCTATCTGTTCACCATCGCCCGCAACGAAACCTGCGACTACCTCCGGCGCAAGCAGTCCAGTCTGAAATACCTCCTGGCCCAACAGGAGTGTCAGGAACCCTCCTGCGACCTCCCCTACTGCTACGACTCGGAACGAATGGCCCGGCTCGTCGACAACGCCATCGCCCGAATGCCCGCCCAACGGCAGCTGATCTATCGCCTCAGCCGCGAAGAGCACCTCTCCAACGCCGAGATCGCCGAACGTCTCAGCCTCTCGAAGCGTACCGTTGAACACCATCTGTCGCTGGCTCTGAATGACATACGCCATGCACTCGGGCCGCTGGTCTCCGGATTGTTCTTTTTTTTCATTTCGCGTTGGGTATGA
- a CDS encoding TonB-dependent receptor — protein sequence MLSLPAAAQQPPQSGDERITLSMNNVTIEQVLERLRSQYGYSFVYKPQEINVQRKVSIDVRQQTIGQVLDRVFAAQQVRYDVEQKIIHLSKLTAPAKPTPGKRSVEGSVVDESGLPVVGAAVIIKGTTRGISTDIDGGFHLEELPENAVLHISALGYAEADVQVGTRTSLHVVLKEDSQTLDDVVIVGYGSQKKVNLTGAVESVSSDVFENRPVANVTQMLQGAVPNLNISLADGKPNRSASYNIRGTTSIGAGGSALVLIDGVEGDPAMLNPNDIESVSVLKDAASAAIYGSRAPYGVVLITTKDPARQKDSFTINYTGNFSIEQPFAVPDVVSDGYVYAYLARQADISHRGTDTFNKLNKSQDFTAYAGGMQGWLEDFRQRNLAHNPLDAIVDRDGNYIYFGNTDYYDALYRDKTFAQSHNISISGSNGKISHYLSGRIYDYNGLFNYSPDTYRTMNLRSKVTGQVLPWLKVSNNFEYTFDKYHMPTSGKNSDGGGTNGDGVVWRGINGEGHPSSPLFNPDGTLTLSAAYSMGGLLTGNNWIDRTTKTLKNTTTVNMSFLNDKLHLTGDFTFRTKDYIQDKKDTAIPYSTREGEISYLGTPETGDYIATTTQTTTYLATNAYAEYEDTFGERHHFKVLAGYNYEQQDYRAITAQSYGLLMPELNDIAFAQSDEGKTISSSANRWRYVGAFFRLNYNYDDRYLLEINGRYDGSSKFPNNSQWGFFPSASAAWRVSEEPFWEVNPRVVSNLKIRASYGALGNSNVSPYTYIEKFSLNNRYVNGVGGSNNRYLNGQALTSYVSSPNQIPDNIGWETSKTIDGGIDIGFWENRIQLTADYYLRRTLDMYTVGPTLPNTYGASAPKGNYADMSTYGYEISLSYNDTYQLGGKPFHFGIKGTLADYYSIIDRYNNPTRKLSDYYEGQRIGEIWGYVCTGLFQSTEEIATAFDGQPYKNSLMEIPKDHNARPGDMRFADLNGNHDIDNGGDTVDNPGDRKIIGNSEPRYMYTISLSADWNGLFLSALFDGVGKQDWYPSAESTFWGQYNRPYNQLPTWHIGNYWTETHRDAYLPRYTAYYPPFYKGLANTRYLQDVSYIRLKNFQFGYNLPQRWISKIGLSKVSVYFSGENLWSWSPLYRHTRDYDVLTASKGSDTDLSGSNVNKGDAMNYPTMRIFSLGISITY from the coding sequence ATGCTGTCGCTGCCGGCCGCGGCCCAGCAGCCGCCCCAGTCCGGCGACGAGCGCATCACCCTCTCGATGAATAACGTCACGATCGAACAGGTGCTCGAACGGCTTCGAAGCCAATACGGTTATTCGTTCGTATACAAACCCCAGGAGATCAACGTCCAGCGGAAGGTCTCGATCGACGTCCGCCAACAGACGATCGGTCAGGTGCTCGATCGCGTCTTCGCCGCCCAGCAGGTGCGCTACGACGTCGAGCAGAAGATCATCCACCTCTCCAAACTGACGGCTCCGGCCAAACCGACTCCCGGCAAACGATCCGTGGAGGGTTCGGTGGTCGATGAATCGGGACTCCCGGTCGTCGGGGCCGCCGTGATCATCAAGGGCACCACGCGCGGTATCAGCACCGACATCGACGGCGGATTCCATCTGGAGGAGCTCCCCGAAAACGCCGTCCTGCACATCTCCGCACTGGGCTACGCCGAGGCCGATGTTCAGGTCGGAACCCGCACCTCGCTGCACGTCGTTCTGAAGGAGGACAGCCAGACGCTCGACGACGTGGTGATCGTCGGCTACGGCTCGCAGAAGAAGGTCAACCTCACGGGCGCCGTCGAGAGCGTCTCGTCGGATGTCTTCGAGAACCGCCCCGTGGCCAACGTCACCCAGATGCTGCAGGGTGCCGTGCCCAACCTCAACATCTCGCTGGCTGACGGCAAGCCCAACCGTTCGGCATCGTACAACATCCGCGGTACCACGTCGATCGGCGCCGGCGGCAGCGCCCTGGTGCTCATTGACGGCGTCGAGGGCGATCCGGCCATGCTCAACCCCAACGACATCGAAAGCGTCTCGGTCCTGAAGGATGCCGCCTCGGCCGCCATCTACGGTTCGCGGGCCCCCTACGGCGTGGTGCTCATCACCACCAAGGACCCCGCCCGGCAGAAGGACTCCTTCACGATCAACTATACGGGCAACTTCTCCATCGAACAGCCCTTTGCCGTGCCCGACGTGGTGAGCGACGGATACGTCTACGCCTATCTGGCCCGCCAGGCCGACATCAGCCACCGCGGCACGGACACCTTCAACAAGCTCAACAAGTCGCAGGACTTCACCGCCTATGCCGGAGGCATGCAGGGCTGGCTCGAGGACTTCCGCCAGCGCAATCTCGCCCACAACCCGCTCGACGCCATCGTCGACCGCGACGGCAACTACATCTATTTCGGCAATACGGACTACTACGACGCCCTCTACCGCGACAAGACCTTCGCACAGTCGCACAACATCTCGATCAGCGGCTCGAACGGCAAGATCAGCCACTACCTCTCGGGACGTATCTACGACTATAACGGTCTGTTCAACTACTCGCCCGACACCTACCGCACGATGAACCTCCGTTCGAAGGTGACCGGACAGGTCCTCCCGTGGCTGAAGGTCAGCAACAATTTCGAATACACCTTCGACAAGTACCACATGCCCACCAGCGGCAAGAACTCCGACGGCGGCGGTACGAACGGCGACGGCGTCGTCTGGCGCGGCATCAACGGCGAAGGTCACCCCTCCTCGCCGCTCTTCAACCCCGACGGCACGCTGACCCTCTCGGCCGCCTACTCGATGGGCGGACTCCTCACCGGAAACAACTGGATCGACCGGACCACCAAGACGCTCAAGAATACCACCACCGTCAACATGTCGTTCCTCAACGACAAACTCCACCTGACGGGCGACTTCACCTTCCGCACCAAGGACTACATCCAGGACAAGAAGGATACGGCCATCCCCTACAGCACCCGCGAGGGTGAGATCAGCTACCTCGGAACCCCCGAGACGGGCGACTACATCGCCACCACCACCCAGACGACCACCTATCTGGCCACGAACGCCTATGCCGAATACGAAGACACCTTCGGGGAGCGGCACCATTTCAAGGTCCTGGCCGGTTACAACTACGAACAGCAAGACTATCGGGCCATCACCGCCCAGAGCTACGGTCTGCTGATGCCCGAGCTGAACGACATCGCCTTCGCCCAGTCCGACGAGGGCAAGACGATCTCCAGTTCGGCCAACCGCTGGCGGTATGTCGGCGCCTTCTTCCGCCTCAACTACAACTATGACGACCGCTATCTGCTCGAGATCAACGGCCGCTACGACGGTTCGTCGAAATTCCCCAACAACTCGCAGTGGGGCTTCTTCCCCTCGGCATCGGCCGCCTGGCGCGTCTCCGAGGAGCCCTTCTGGGAGGTCAACCCCCGCGTAGTCTCCAATCTGAAGATCCGCGCCTCGTACGGTGCCCTGGGCAACAGCAACGTCAGCCCCTACACCTACATCGAGAAGTTCTCGCTCAACAACCGCTATGTCAACGGAGTCGGCGGCTCGAACAACCGCTACCTCAACGGGCAGGCCCTCACCTCCTACGTCTCGAGCCCCAACCAGATCCCCGACAACATCGGCTGGGAGACCTCGAAGACCATCGACGGCGGTATCGACATCGGGTTCTGGGAGAACCGCATCCAGCTCACGGCCGACTACTACCTGCGCCGCACGCTGGACATGTACACCGTCGGCCCGACGCTCCCGAACACCTACGGAGCCTCCGCCCCGAAGGGCAACTACGCCGACATGAGCACCTACGGCTACGAAATCTCGCTCTCCTACAACGACACCTATCAGCTGGGCGGCAAACCCTTCCACTTCGGAATCAAGGGTACGCTGGCCGACTACTACTCGATCATCGACCGCTACAACAACCCCACACGCAAACTTTCGGACTACTACGAGGGGCAGCGTATCGGCGAAATCTGGGGATACGTCTGCACGGGACTCTTCCAGTCGACCGAGGAGATCGCCACGGCCTTCGACGGCCAACCCTACAAGAACTCGCTCATGGAGATCCCCAAGGACCACAACGCCCGCCCGGGTGACATGCGCTTCGCCGACCTGAACGGAAACCACGACATCGACAACGGCGGTGACACGGTGGACAACCCCGGCGACCGGAAGATCATCGGAAACTCCGAACCGCGCTACATGTACACCATCTCGCTCTCAGCCGACTGGAACGGCCTCTTCCTCTCGGCCCTGTTCGACGGCGTGGGCAAGCAGGACTGGTATCCCAGCGCCGAGAGTACCTTCTGGGGCCAGTACAACCGCCCCTACAACCAGCTCCCGACCTGGCACATCGGCAACTACTGGACCGAAACCCACCGCGATGCCTATCTGCCGCGCTACACCGCCTACTATCCCCCCTTCTACAAGGGTCTGGCCAATACGCGCTACCTGCAGGACGTCTCCTACATCCGGCTGAAGAACTTCCAGTTCGGATACAACCTGCCGCAGAGATGGATCTCGAAGATCGGACTGTCGAAGGTCTCCGTCTACTTCTCGGGCGAAAACCTCTGGTCCTGGTCGCCACTCTACCGCCATACGCGCGACTACGACGTGCTGACCGCTTCGAAAGGCTCCGATACCGACCTCTCGGGATCGAACGTCAACAAGGGCGATGCGATGAACTACCCCACGATGCGCATCTTCAGCCTCGGAATCTCGATCACCTACTAA
- a CDS encoding PQQ-binding-like beta-propeller repeat protein: MKRILYAILAVMTLAACTPDEEIRAHAGFTTDKEEYRTGDLVTITNTASAENAEIAVCKWEYMGQTLYDLGAPEPFYVDQGGEYVVRQTVTTNRGSQKDVFEKVIRVIDDNTPPVADFTWKVNGEEGATIQANQEVEFIDRSTDPDEDGSIVAWEWSFGGEVVTISDPEEAASVKHTFGSHGKTEIKLTVTDNRRSKNTKSVTITIAKSPTSMGILWSYPYDTEGTVQGSSPAVSPDGSMVYVLSSGYHLTGVSAGADGGQESCRIDLDPDQSTIVDPFTLTPSVDEDGTVYAVGYQRIDGADHAALYIIRDGRILRTGDAGSINKNEHFFFGSPAILDYNARKYVIVAAKNLTNNNPSMNGGSAHVQIFDPTSGAGIVGLHANTGSFGSPVALKNGIILASGGGNYGTRIYLPTGDSWAFNRPDSGNDNTGNLGANSYRISQYGSSIAVGKDGKTVYIVGQKQDNSSAMLLSYDVSGILAAPNTIKPAPLWSQTLKGNLVSKKAPGGVALGEDGTIYVTTCSPGYVTAVSSDGSQILWEHAAAGEITGTPAVGNDNAVYYNDTTNGNLVKLDAGSGEQLVSLHLADKLDSSPTIAPNGVIYCNGMLNNQPTLFAVDATATAPADSWSQMAGNPSKTACRY, encoded by the coding sequence ATGAAACGGATTCTTTATGCCATACTGGCTGTCATGACGCTGGCAGCATGCACGCCCGACGAGGAGATCCGGGCGCACGCCGGATTCACCACCGACAAGGAGGAGTACCGGACCGGCGATCTGGTGACGATCACCAACACGGCAAGCGCCGAAAATGCCGAGATTGCCGTCTGCAAATGGGAATACATGGGGCAGACGCTCTATGATCTGGGGGCTCCCGAGCCCTTCTACGTCGATCAGGGCGGCGAATACGTCGTCCGTCAGACGGTGACCACCAACCGCGGTTCGCAGAAGGATGTCTTCGAGAAGGTCATCCGCGTGATCGACGACAACACGCCGCCCGTGGCCGACTTCACCTGGAAGGTGAACGGCGAAGAGGGGGCCACCATTCAGGCCAATCAGGAGGTCGAGTTCATCGACCGCTCGACCGATCCCGACGAAGACGGTTCGATCGTCGCCTGGGAGTGGTCGTTCGGCGGCGAGGTGGTGACAATCTCCGACCCGGAAGAGGCCGCCTCCGTCAAGCACACCTTCGGCTCGCACGGCAAGACCGAGATCAAACTCACCGTCACGGACAACCGCCGCTCGAAGAACACGAAGAGCGTGACGATCACCATCGCCAAGAGTCCGACGAGCATGGGTATCCTCTGGTCGTATCCCTACGACACGGAGGGTACGGTACAGGGATCGTCGCCGGCCGTGAGCCCCGACGGCAGCATGGTCTACGTCCTCTCGTCGGGATACCATCTGACCGGAGTCTCGGCCGGGGCGGACGGCGGTCAGGAGAGTTGCCGGATCGATCTGGATCCCGACCAGTCGACGATCGTCGACCCCTTCACGCTGACCCCCTCGGTCGATGAGGACGGAACGGTCTATGCCGTCGGTTACCAGCGCATCGACGGTGCCGATCACGCCGCACTCTACATCATCCGCGACGGCAGGATCCTCCGTACGGGCGATGCCGGATCCATCAACAAGAACGAACACTTCTTCTTCGGTTCGCCGGCCATCCTCGACTACAATGCCCGCAAGTATGTAATCGTTGCAGCCAAGAACCTCACCAACAACAATCCCAGCATGAACGGCGGAAGCGCCCATGTCCAGATATTCGATCCGACGTCGGGTGCGGGCATCGTGGGTCTGCACGCCAATACGGGATCGTTCGGAAGTCCCGTGGCGCTGAAAAACGGCATCATTCTGGCCAGCGGCGGCGGAAACTACGGTACGCGCATCTACCTGCCCACGGGCGACTCCTGGGCCTTCAACCGCCCCGACAGCGGCAACGACAACACCGGAAACCTCGGTGCCAACAGCTATCGCATCTCCCAGTACGGAAGTTCGATCGCCGTGGGCAAGGACGGTAAGACGGTCTATATCGTCGGACAGAAACAGGACAACTCGAGCGCCATGCTGCTGAGCTACGACGTATCGGGCATTCTGGCTGCTCCGAACACCATCAAACCGGCTCCGCTGTGGTCGCAGACGCTCAAGGGCAATCTGGTCTCGAAGAAAGCTCCGGGCGGCGTGGCTCTCGGCGAGGACGGCACGATCTACGTCACGACCTGCTCACCCGGATACGTCACGGCCGTATCGTCCGACGGTTCGCAGATCCTCTGGGAGCATGCCGCCGCCGGCGAGATCACCGGAACCCCGGCCGTGGGCAACGACAACGCCGTCTACTACAACGACACGACCAACGGCAACCTCGTCAAGCTCGATGCCGGAAGCGGTGAACAACTCGTCTCGCTCCACCTGGCCGACAAGCTGGACTCCTCGCCGACGATCGCGCCCAACGGCGTCATCTACTGCAACGGCATGCTGAACAACCAGCCGACCCTCTTTGCCGTGGATGCCACGGCTACGGCTCCGGCGGATTCCTGGTCGCAGATGGCCGGCAATCCGAGCAAAACCGCCTGCCGGTATTGA